A window of Schistocerca serialis cubense isolate TAMUIC-IGC-003099 chromosome 1, iqSchSeri2.2, whole genome shotgun sequence genomic DNA:
ATGAATTTAAAAACCCATTCAGTCccattcagtcacaactttttgtattttatttttattaagtacACAATGCATTtcagaccctgtgggtccatcatcaggtgtaatttgtcttaatacatgctttattttatgtaaaaaaaaagaaagaaaagaaacacccgcatgtattaagacaaattacacctgatgatcgACCCACAGGGCtcaaaatgcatcgtgtactgaataaaatgcaaaaagttatgactgaaggcgttttttaattcatacttccagtttGATGTTTATATTTCTTCGAATGCAAAACTCCTTGTttcactatattattattattattattattattattattataattattagatATATTTTCTTTGGAGTTGGCTATTGTTTGTTCTTCTGAGTTGTGTGAACACTGACTGGAGACATACCAGAGGTCTTGTTTTGTTCCAGTACTGGGCTTGAGATTGGCCGTCACCCAGGACATGGAAATGGTTATGGGTATGGTTATCCACCACCTCCGCCACCTCGTCAATATTATGGCCATGTCCCTCTACCTTATAGCTACAACAATCAACCATATGGCTACAACTATAATTATCCGATTTATCCACCACCTGCACCTGCCAGTACACACAGTCAGTCATCTAGTGAGGCATCCAGTTCAGGCTTTGGAAAAAGTTATTCTGGTGCCCAGCCAGTAGCTCATGGGTAAGTAATTATTTACAACAGAAGGAATCCATTTAAATACATTAAGGTTAGACTATTCATTTATAATACCTTTGTGATTTAAGTTACACAGATTCTCTGTGATGACAAGAAACATTTAAATCTACGTCAAAATTAtgcaaaaccactgtgaagtgccagGTAGAGGGCAATTCACATCATACCATAGATTGCGTTTTCTTCCCTTCCTCCTGTCTGTGGACTGTGAGAATAATGATGCCTCTGTTCGCTCTGTAATTTGTCTAACCTTTCTTTGTGGTGTACGAGGAGAGAGGCAGTAGCATATGTTTGGATTGTCACTTGGCACTTGcctttgaaactttgtaagtaagtTATCATGCAGCAGCCAACATCTGTTTTCAAGCATCTGTCAGCTCACATTTCTCAGCACTTCTGTGATACTTTATTGTGGGTCACAAAACATGTGATAATTTGTGCTGGCATTTTGTATACTTTCAACATCACCAGTTGCCTTATAAGAACTATCTTGTGTAGACTTCCTGAACTTTCCACCTCATAACAGAATAGCGAGAGTTGGGTTCTCATAACCAATGTTTCTGGAATGCTTGatgtgg
This region includes:
- the LOC126472880 gene encoding uncharacterized protein LOC126472880 isoform X2, which codes for MIPTLVWLAVTMAARMTSVPRLALLLLLSVALAAKASAEHLLRKSDENTAAASAGHGPVLQRAKRFFKLGAGLSHQFNLGTGLEIGRHPGHGNGYGYGYPPPPPPRQYYGHVPLPYSYNNQPYGYNYNYPIYPPPAPASTHSQSSSEASSSGFGKSYSGAQPVAHGFGK